From Microbacterium croceum, a single genomic window includes:
- a CDS encoding globin, translating into MAPQEADPRREHPEVTFYEEVGGRETFAKIVSVFYREVALDPVLKPMYPEEDLGPAEERLLLFLEQYWGGPTTYGETRGHPRLRMRHMPFHVDPDARDRWLRHMRTALDEAKLSPLHESTLWDYLERAAYAMVNTFEPSGIGAAADGRPTLEARSRQESTES; encoded by the coding sequence CTGGCGCCGCAAGAAGCCGACCCAAGACGGGAGCACCCCGAAGTGACGTTCTACGAAGAGGTCGGAGGCCGCGAGACCTTCGCGAAGATCGTCTCGGTGTTCTACCGCGAGGTCGCGCTGGACCCCGTCCTCAAGCCGATGTATCCGGAAGAGGATCTGGGCCCCGCCGAGGAGCGCCTCCTGCTGTTCCTGGAGCAGTACTGGGGCGGACCGACCACGTACGGGGAGACCAGAGGACACCCGCGTCTGCGGATGCGGCACATGCCGTTCCACGTCGATCCGGATGCCCGCGATCGTTGGCTGCGACACATGCGCACCGCTCTCGATGAGGCGAAGTTGTCGCCTTTGCACGAATCGACGCTCTGGGACTACCTGGAGCGCGCGGCCTATGCCATGGTGAACACATTCGAGCCGTCGGGCATCGGCGCCGCCGCCGACGGACGCCCGACCCTCGAGGCCCGGTCACGTCAGGAATCAACGGAGAGCTGA
- the pepN gene encoding aminopeptidase N, protein MPGENLTRVEAQERRDVIDTQSYEVALDLTKGSEVFGSRSVVRFTATPESFTFIDLIAREVREISLNGEQLDPNEVFADSRITLSGLQEENVLVVDADCLYTNTGEGLHRFVDPVDDEVYLYSQFEVPDSRRVFAVFEQPDLKATFTFTVTAPAAWKVVSNSPTPEPIVHDDDSIATWGFEPTPRISSYITALVAGPYESTFSELTSASGRVIPLGVYGRKSLWQHLDADYIFDKTREGFAYFESKFGVPYPFAKYDQLFVPEFNAGAMENAGAVTFTESYVFRSKVTDAVKERRVVTILHELAHMWFGDLVTMKWWNDLWLNESFAEWASTIATAEATEWTEAWTTFNAMEKTWAYRQDQLPSTHPIVAEINDLEDVQVNFDGITYAKGGSVLKQLAAWVGIEAFFAGVSQYFQKHSWGNTELSDLLVELEATSGRDLSTWSKKWLETAGVNTLEPVIADDANGVISRFAVTQTAPADYPTIRPHRLGIGFYTLADGSLTRTHYVEVDVDGDRTEVPELQGIERPDLVLLNDNDLAYAKIRLDEKSLATAITHLADIHDPLARSLVWGAAWDQTRDAESAASDYIDLVLGNIGRETESTTVRTTLAQLRTAVNLYVAPEQRAQARLKVADGLWALAESAASGSDSQLQFVTAFANSLVTPEHAGIVGRLRSGEETLAGLEIDADLSWQLLVGLATIGATDAATIDAALAADNTAKGGEFAAQARAALPDSASKKAAWTSLIERDDAPNTIVRSAALGFVHPAGVDVLAEFVPAYFDMLLPIWESRSYQIAQYLIVGLFPTALANVELRDATRAWLSAHQDAAPALRRLVLENLADVERSLAAQSRDADD, encoded by the coding sequence CTGAACGGCGAGCAGCTGGACCCGAACGAGGTCTTCGCCGACTCGCGCATCACGCTGAGCGGCCTGCAGGAGGAGAACGTGCTGGTGGTCGATGCCGACTGCCTCTATACGAACACCGGTGAGGGACTGCATCGATTCGTCGATCCCGTCGATGATGAGGTCTACCTGTACTCCCAATTCGAGGTGCCCGACTCCCGCCGGGTGTTCGCCGTCTTCGAGCAGCCTGACCTGAAGGCGACGTTCACGTTCACGGTCACGGCGCCCGCCGCCTGGAAGGTCGTCTCCAACTCCCCCACCCCCGAGCCGATCGTGCACGACGACGACTCGATCGCCACCTGGGGCTTCGAGCCCACTCCGCGCATCTCCTCGTACATCACCGCCCTTGTCGCCGGGCCCTACGAGTCGACGTTCTCGGAGCTGACCAGTGCTTCCGGCCGCGTCATCCCGCTCGGCGTATACGGCCGCAAGAGCCTGTGGCAGCACCTCGACGCCGACTACATCTTCGACAAGACGCGCGAAGGGTTCGCCTACTTCGAGTCGAAGTTCGGCGTCCCCTACCCCTTCGCCAAGTACGACCAGCTCTTCGTGCCCGAGTTCAACGCGGGCGCGATGGAGAACGCCGGTGCGGTCACGTTCACCGAGAGCTACGTGTTCCGCAGCAAGGTGACCGACGCGGTCAAGGAGCGCCGCGTCGTCACGATCCTGCACGAGCTCGCGCACATGTGGTTCGGCGACCTCGTCACCATGAAGTGGTGGAACGACCTCTGGCTCAACGAGTCGTTCGCGGAGTGGGCGTCCACGATCGCCACGGCTGAGGCCACTGAGTGGACCGAGGCGTGGACCACGTTCAACGCCATGGAGAAGACCTGGGCGTACCGTCAGGACCAGCTCCCCTCGACGCATCCCATCGTCGCCGAGATCAACGACCTGGAAGACGTGCAGGTCAACTTCGATGGCATCACCTACGCCAAAGGCGGATCGGTGCTCAAGCAGTTGGCGGCCTGGGTCGGCATCGAAGCGTTCTTCGCCGGTGTCTCGCAGTACTTCCAGAAGCACTCGTGGGGCAACACCGAGCTCAGCGACCTGCTCGTCGAGCTCGAGGCCACCAGCGGTCGCGACCTGAGCACCTGGTCGAAGAAGTGGTTGGAGACCGCGGGGGTGAACACCCTCGAACCGGTCATCGCCGACGACGCCAACGGCGTCATCTCGCGCTTCGCCGTGACGCAGACCGCGCCGGCCGATTACCCCACGATCCGCCCCCACCGCCTGGGGATCGGCTTCTACACGCTCGCCGACGGTTCGCTGACGCGCACGCACTACGTGGAGGTCGACGTCGACGGCGACCGCACAGAGGTGCCGGAGCTGCAGGGCATCGAGCGTCCCGACCTCGTGCTTCTCAACGACAACGATCTCGCCTACGCGAAGATCCGCCTGGATGAGAAGTCCCTCGCGACGGCGATCACGCACCTCGCCGACATCCACGACCCGCTCGCCCGCTCGCTCGTCTGGGGCGCTGCCTGGGATCAGACCCGCGATGCCGAGAGCGCCGCCTCGGACTACATCGACCTGGTGCTCGGCAACATCGGCCGCGAGACCGAGTCGACCACGGTCCGCACGACGCTCGCGCAGTTGCGCACCGCCGTGAACCTGTACGTCGCTCCTGAACAGCGCGCGCAGGCGCGCCTCAAGGTCGCAGACGGCCTCTGGGCGCTCGCCGAGTCTGCGGCGTCCGGCAGCGACAGCCAGCTGCAGTTCGTGACCGCATTCGCCAACTCCCTCGTCACTCCGGAGCACGCCGGTATCGTCGGCCGCCTCCGCTCGGGTGAGGAGACGCTCGCCGGGCTCGAGATCGACGCCGACCTCAGCTGGCAGCTCCTGGTCGGCCTCGCCACGATCGGCGCCACGGATGCCGCGACCATCGACGCCGCGCTCGCCGCCGACAACACGGCCAAGGGCGGCGAGTTCGCTGCGCAGGCTCGGGCCGCGCTGCCCGACTCCGCCTCCAAGAAGGCCGCGTGGACATCGCTGATCGAGCGCGACGACGCGCCCAACACGATCGTCCGTTCCGCCGCACTCGGCTTCGTGCACCCGGCAGGCGTCGACGTGCTCGCCGAGTTCGTTCCGGCGTACTTCGACATGCTGCTCCCCATCTGGGAGTCGCGGAGCTACCAGATCGCGCAGTACCTCATCGTCGGCCTCTTCCCGACGGCCCTGGCGAACGTCGAGCTGCGCGATGCGACCAGAGCATGGCTGTCGGCGCACCAGGACGCGGCGCCCGCGCTGCGCCGTCTGGTGCTCGAGAACCTGGCCGATGTCGAGCGCTCCCTCGCTGCGCAGTCGCGCGACGCCGACGACTGA
- a CDS encoding mechanosensitive ion channel family protein: MMIPFDVNDPTVPSAVPEWLQPILDVLVKVGWKALAVAVIIASCVVVGLVLRVVIRRVVHRIVDSAKSKASVDDTQALERSPLADMRLVQRTRTLGTILQNIVNVMLVVIAVVLIVNALDNTLLGSLTLLTAAVGAGLGFGAQNIVKDVLNGMFLVAEDQIGIGDVVDLGLASGVVEYVSVRITQVRDVNGTLWYVRNGEVTRIGNMSQGWARAIIDIGVPTDADLEVVEQTMLETAQALAKDPKWRTRIVEKPELWGLEAITGEALVVRVVIKARANAKDDVAQELRKRLRAALTEKEIGIPSMEAVTPTGLEGARRVRGANPPKTRPNAVTGVPVIPDRGIWRRKKPTQDGSTPK; encoded by the coding sequence ATGATGATCCCTTTCGACGTGAACGATCCGACCGTGCCTTCTGCTGTCCCGGAGTGGTTGCAGCCCATTCTCGACGTGCTCGTGAAGGTGGGCTGGAAGGCTCTTGCAGTCGCGGTGATCATCGCGAGCTGCGTGGTCGTCGGGCTCGTCCTCCGTGTCGTGATCCGGCGGGTGGTGCACCGCATCGTCGACAGCGCGAAGAGCAAGGCATCCGTCGACGACACCCAAGCGCTGGAGCGCTCTCCTCTCGCCGACATGCGCCTGGTGCAGCGCACCCGCACGCTCGGCACGATCCTCCAGAACATCGTGAACGTGATGCTGGTCGTGATCGCCGTCGTGCTGATCGTCAACGCGCTCGACAACACGCTGCTGGGCTCGCTCACCCTCCTCACCGCGGCGGTCGGCGCCGGTCTCGGTTTCGGCGCCCAGAACATCGTCAAGGACGTACTGAACGGCATGTTCCTGGTGGCGGAGGATCAGATCGGCATCGGCGACGTGGTCGACCTCGGACTCGCCAGCGGTGTCGTGGAGTACGTCAGCGTCCGCATCACCCAGGTCCGCGATGTGAACGGCACGCTCTGGTACGTGCGCAATGGTGAGGTCACCCGCATCGGCAACATGTCCCAGGGGTGGGCCCGCGCGATCATCGATATCGGCGTCCCCACCGATGCCGACCTCGAGGTCGTCGAGCAGACCATGCTGGAGACCGCTCAAGCGCTTGCGAAAGACCCGAAGTGGCGCACCCGCATCGTCGAAAAGCCCGAATTGTGGGGCCTGGAGGCGATCACCGGAGAAGCTCTCGTGGTCCGCGTGGTGATCAAGGCTCGCGCCAACGCCAAGGACGACGTCGCCCAGGAGCTGCGCAAGCGGCTGCGCGCCGCGCTCACCGAGAAGGAGATCGGCATCCCGAGCATGGAAGCCGTCACCCCCACAGGGCTCGAGGGCGCGCGACGGGTGCGCGGAGCCAACCCGCCCAAGACACGACCCAACGCCGTCACCGGGGTCCCGGTCATCCCCGACCGAGGAATCTGGCGCCGCAAGAAGCCGACCCAAGACGGGAGCACCCCGAAGTGA